From a region of the Zingiber officinale cultivar Zhangliang chromosome 10B, Zo_v1.1, whole genome shotgun sequence genome:
- the LOC122029038 gene encoding uncharacterized protein LOC122029038, with protein MLEFAVGDHVFLRVSPIKGVKRFGLKGKLAPRFIGPFQILEWIGAVAYRLALPPALAGVHNVFHVSMLRKYVPDPTHVLKDLIVPLQSDATYEEFPVRILDRKEHRLRNKCLRLVKVGWQHHSDQEATWEREEDIRIGYPHLFTSGINVP; from the coding sequence ATGTTAGAATTTGCGGTAGGTGATCACGTATTTCTTCGTGTTTCACCCATAAAAGGAGTTAAGAGATTTGGGTTAAAAGGGAAGTTAGCACCCAGATTTATCGGACCTTTCCAGATTCTTGAGTGGATTGGTGCTGTTGCATATCGACTTGCGTTACCCCCAGCTTTAGCAGGAGTAcataatgtctttcatgtttCTATGCTGCGGAAATATGTTCCGGATCCGACACATGTCTTGAAGGATCTTATAGTTCCCCTACAGTCTGATGCGACATACGAAGAATTCCCTGTTCGTATTCTAGATCGCAAGGAACATCGGTTGAGGAACAAATGCCTCCGTCTCGTAAAGGTTGGTTGGCAGCACCACTCTGATCAAGAAgcaacttgggagcgtgaggaggaTATACGTATCGGATATCCTCATTTATTTACCTCAGGTATCAATGTGCCTTAA